A DNA window from Staphylococcus warneri contains the following coding sequences:
- a CDS encoding helix-hairpin-helix domain-containing protein: MLSKLNQFKTYIGNNKMYIIIGALIIFLLLLYIMNSNQSDDKSAYIESTTHSYVDKDKQNLKKSNMAKSTNKEEGKKDNQVIYVDIKGAVRHPNVYKMNSSDRMIDILNKAQLLKNADTKQLNFSEKLIDQKLIYVPEKGETIAKQVQSQTQQTSGDGAKTPINLNSATEEQLMKVPGIGPSKAKEIIEFKNQKGSFNSIDDLKNIKGFGPKTFEKLKEYFTV, translated from the coding sequence TTGTTATCTAAATTAAATCAATTTAAAACTTACATAGGCAACAACAAAATGTATATTATTATTGGTGCACTGATAATATTTTTGTTGTTACTTTATATTATGAATTCAAATCAATCGGACGATAAATCAGCTTATATAGAATCTACAACTCACAGTTATGTCGATAAAGACAAGCAAAATTTAAAAAAATCAAATATGGCAAAATCGACTAATAAAGAGGAAGGAAAGAAAGATAATCAAGTTATATATGTAGATATTAAAGGTGCAGTGAGGCATCCTAATGTATATAAAATGAATAGTTCGGATAGAATGATTGATATTTTGAATAAAGCTCAATTATTAAAAAATGCCGATACTAAGCAACTCAATTTTTCAGAAAAACTTATAGATCAAAAGTTAATATACGTACCTGAAAAAGGGGAAACAATTGCTAAACAAGTGCAAAGTCAAACTCAACAGACAAGTGGAGATGGAGCTAAGACACCTATTAATTTAAATTCAGCCACAGAAGAACAATTAATGAAAGTACCAGGTATTGGCCCATCTAAAGCAAAAGAAATCATTGAATTTAAAAATCAAAAAGGATCATTTAATAGTATAGATGACTTGAAAAACATCAAAGGTTTTGGTCCAAAAACATTCGAAAAACTCAAAGAATATTTTACTGTTTAA
- the lepA gene encoding translation elongation factor 4, which translates to MDKQERFNRREKIRNFSIIAHIDHGKSTLADRILENTKSVETRDMQDQLLDSMDLERERGITIKLNAVRLKYEAKDGETYTFHLIDTPGHVDFTYEVSRSLAACEGAILVVDAAQGIEAQTLANVYLALDNNLELLPVVNKIDLPAAEPDRVKQELEDVIGLDQDDVVLASAKSNIGIEEILEKIVEVVPAPDGDPDAPLKALIFDSEYDPYRGVISSIRVIDGVVKAGDKIKMMATGKEFEVTEVGINTPKQLPVDELTVGDVGYIIASIKNVDDSRVGDTITLANRPAEQPLQGYKKMNPMVYCGLFPIDNKNYNDLREALEKLQLNDASLEFEPESSQALGFGYRTGFLGMLHMEIIQERIEREFGIELIATAPSVIYQCILKDGSEVTVDNPAQMPERDRIEKIYEPYVRATMMVPNDYVGAVMELCQRKRGQFVNMDYLDDIRVNIVYEIPLSEVVFDFFDQLKSNTKGYASFDYEFIENKESDLVKMDILLNGEKVDALSFIVHKEFAYDRGKALVEKLKTLIPRQQFEVPVQAAIGQKIVARTNIKSMGKNVLSKCYGGDISRKRKLLEKQKAGKAKMKAVGNVEIPQDAFLAVLKMDEE; encoded by the coding sequence ATGGATAAGCAAGAACGTTTTAATAGAAGAGAGAAAATTAGAAATTTCTCCATTATTGCTCATATAGACCACGGTAAATCTACTCTAGCAGATAGAATCCTTGAAAATACAAAATCAGTTGAAACAAGAGATATGCAAGATCAATTGTTAGATTCAATGGATTTAGAAAGAGAACGTGGTATTACAATTAAATTAAATGCTGTACGTTTAAAATACGAAGCTAAAGATGGAGAAACATACACATTCCACTTAATTGATACACCAGGGCACGTCGATTTTACATATGAAGTATCTCGTTCATTAGCAGCATGTGAAGGAGCTATTTTAGTTGTAGATGCCGCTCAAGGTATAGAAGCACAAACTTTAGCTAACGTTTATTTAGCTTTAGATAATAATTTAGAACTATTACCTGTAGTTAATAAAATTGACCTACCAGCAGCTGAACCTGATAGAGTTAAACAAGAGTTAGAAGATGTGATTGGTTTAGATCAAGACGATGTCGTTCTAGCTAGTGCCAAATCTAATATCGGTATAGAAGAAATTCTAGAAAAGATTGTTGAGGTTGTACCAGCACCCGATGGTGATCCAGATGCACCATTGAAAGCTTTAATTTTTGACTCTGAATATGATCCTTATAGAGGTGTAATTTCATCTATTCGTGTTATAGATGGGGTAGTCAAAGCAGGGGACAAGATTAAAATGATGGCTACCGGTAAAGAATTCGAAGTTACTGAGGTTGGAATTAATACACCTAAGCAATTACCAGTCGACGAATTAACTGTTGGTGATGTTGGCTATATTATTGCTAGTATTAAAAATGTTGATGATTCGCGTGTTGGTGATACGATTACACTTGCAAACCGACCTGCTGAACAACCATTACAAGGGTATAAGAAAATGAATCCAATGGTTTATTGTGGACTCTTCCCAATTGATAATAAAAATTATAATGATTTGCGTGAAGCACTTGAAAAACTACAATTAAACGATGCTTCATTAGAATTCGAACCTGAGTCATCTCAAGCACTTGGATTTGGCTATAGAACTGGATTTTTAGGTATGTTACACATGGAAATCATTCAAGAAAGAATCGAACGAGAATTTGGAATTGAATTGATTGCGACAGCACCATCTGTAATTTACCAATGTATCTTAAAAGATGGTTCAGAAGTTACAGTTGATAACCCTGCGCAAATGCCTGAACGTGATAGAATTGAAAAGATATACGAACCATACGTTCGTGCAACTATGATGGTGCCGAATGATTATGTTGGTGCAGTTATGGAACTATGTCAACGTAAGCGTGGACAATTCGTTAATATGGATTATTTAGATGACATTCGAGTTAACATTGTTTATGAAATTCCATTATCTGAAGTAGTATTTGATTTCTTTGATCAACTTAAATCCAATACAAAAGGATATGCTTCGTTTGACTATGAATTCATTGAAAATAAAGAAAGTGACCTAGTTAAAATGGACATATTGCTTAATGGTGAAAAAGTTGATGCATTAAGCTTTATCGTGCATAAAGAATTTGCTTACGATAGAGGAAAAGCATTAGTTGAAAAACTAAAAACATTAATTCCAAGACAGCAATTTGAAGTTCCAGTACAAGCAGCGATTGGTCAAAAAATTGTTGCACGAACAAACATTAAATCCATGGGTAAAAATGTACTTTCTAAATGTTACGGCGGAGACATTAGCCGTAAACGTAAATTATTAGAAAAACAAAAAGCCGGTAAAGCTAAAATGAAAGCTGTTGGTAACGTGGAAATTCCGCAAGATGCATTCCTTGCAGTACTAAAAATGGACGAAGAATAA
- the rsfS gene encoding ribosome silencing factor, which yields MNSDKLLNIAVDAAENKKAEDIISLNMQGISDMTDYFVVCHGNNERQVQSIARAVKEAVHEQDIDVKRMEGYQDARWILIDLANVVVHIFHKDERPYYNIEKLYQDAPIESYGQVVH from the coding sequence ATGAACTCAGACAAATTGTTAAATATTGCTGTAGATGCAGCAGAAAACAAAAAAGCAGAAGATATTATTTCTCTTAATATGCAAGGAATTAGTGATATGACAGATTACTTTGTAGTTTGTCACGGAAATAATGAACGTCAAGTACAATCCATTGCTAGGGCTGTAAAAGAAGCAGTTCATGAACAAGATATTGATGTGAAACGTATGGAAGGCTATCAAGATGCAAGATGGATACTTATTGACTTAGCCAATGTGGTTGTTCATATTTTCCATAAAGACGAAAGACCTTATTATAATATCGAGAAATTATATCAAGATGCACCAATTGAATCATATGGACAGGTTGTTCACTAA
- a CDS encoding class I SAM-dependent DNA methyltransferase, producing the protein MSQYEEMSLVYDQLTRDQPYHLWFDIVQYYAHNHPDILDIGCGTGTLTCMLNELGNIHGMDISSDMLAIASQKSNQINWLEGDMTRFELDHQFDIITIFCDSLNYLPTFEDVENTFIHVYSHLKEGGLLIFDVHTVEKMNTLFNNQSYIDETDDLYLGWDAIRGEEPLSVYHQMSFFIEHENGLYQRFDEEHYQRTFEKSVYLKLLDQCGFKIIKTFTDFDMNSDNEQADRLFFIAQK; encoded by the coding sequence ATGTCTCAATATGAAGAAATGAGCTTGGTATATGATCAGCTTACTCGAGATCAACCTTACCATTTATGGTTCGATATAGTTCAATATTATGCACACAATCATCCCGATATACTTGATATTGGATGTGGGACGGGTACACTTACATGCATGCTAAATGAATTAGGTAACATTCACGGTATGGATATTAGTTCTGATATGTTGGCAATTGCTTCTCAAAAGTCTAATCAAATAAATTGGTTAGAAGGCGATATGACACGCTTTGAGTTAGATCATCAATTTGATATCATAACTATATTTTGCGACTCATTAAACTATTTGCCTACTTTTGAAGATGTAGAAAACACATTTATACATGTCTATTCCCATTTAAAAGAGGGAGGATTATTAATCTTTGATGTTCATACTGTAGAAAAAATGAACACGCTATTTAATAATCAAAGTTATATCGATGAAACTGATGATTTGTATTTAGGTTGGGATGCAATTAGAGGTGAAGAACCTTTAAGCGTATATCATCAAATGTCCTTCTTTATTGAACATGAGAACGGTTTATATCAACGATTTGATGAAGAACACTACCAAAGAACATTTGAAAAATCGGTTTATTTAAAATTATTGGACCAATGTGGTTTCAAAATTATTAAAACATTTACCGATTTTGATATGAATTCTGATAATGAACAAGCAGATCGCTTATTTTTTATAGCCCAAAAATAA
- the yqeK gene encoding bis(5'-nucleosyl)-tetraphosphatase (symmetrical) YqeK — MKIENAKELVKAKLPEKRYKHSLRVAETAVKLAEIYDGDKDKAELAGVLHDYCKYDDLSTMYQVVRQYELESDLLSYGGEILHGPVCSAIMENDFDVKDEEVLLAIKYHTTGRQQMTKTEKLVFIADYIEPGRKTPGVEEIRDMAYNQGNLDKTIYEISKRTVLFLIQKDITVYGATIACLNYYNYSDERIKDD; from the coding sequence ATGAAAATTGAAAATGCTAAAGAATTAGTAAAAGCAAAATTACCTGAAAAACGATATAAACATTCATTAAGAGTAGCAGAGACAGCAGTAAAATTAGCAGAGATTTATGATGGAGATAAAGATAAGGCTGAGTTAGCTGGTGTCTTACATGACTACTGTAAATACGATGATTTAAGTACAATGTATCAAGTGGTTAGACAATATGAATTAGAATCTGATTTATTAAGCTATGGTGGCGAAATACTACACGGACCTGTTTGTTCTGCAATAATGGAAAATGATTTTGATGTTAAAGATGAAGAAGTTCTTTTAGCAATCAAATATCATACAACTGGTCGTCAACAAATGACTAAAACTGAGAAATTAGTGTTTATAGCCGACTATATAGAACCTGGTAGAAAGACCCCAGGAGTTGAAGAAATAAGAGATATGGCATACAATCAAGGTAACTTAGATAAAACAATTTATGAAATTTCTAAGCGTACAGTGTTGTTTTTAATTCAAAAAGATATTACGGTTTATGGCGCTACGATTGCTTGTTTAAATTATTATAATTATAGTGATGAAAGAATAAAGGATGATTAA
- the aroE gene encoding shikimate dehydrogenase, translating into MKFAVIGDPISHSLSPLMHNKNFESLDLKFTYEAVNVPIENFKHIREIIEEKHLDGFNITIPHKERIIPYLDEIDAQSSSVGAVNTVLIRDGKWIGYNTDGIGYVTGLKQVYNDLENAYILILGAGGASKGIANELIKFVNTKLTVANRTMKRFETWDLEVNQISLEQAESHLDEFDIIINTTPAGMDDNQDIPIDLKYLNPETLVSDIVYIPYKTPILIAAENKGNPIYNGLDMFVYQGAESFKIWTGLQADIKTMKKSVLNKLKGVK; encoded by the coding sequence GTGAAATTTGCAGTAATTGGAGATCCAATTTCACATTCCTTATCACCACTAATGCATAACAAAAATTTTGAGTCGTTAGATTTAAAATTTACTTATGAAGCTGTTAATGTTCCAATTGAAAATTTTAAACATATCAGAGAGATTATTGAAGAAAAACATTTAGATGGTTTCAATATCACTATTCCACATAAAGAAAGAATTATACCTTATTTAGATGAAATTGATGCGCAGTCATCTTCTGTTGGTGCAGTTAATACTGTATTAATTCGTGACGGAAAATGGATAGGTTATAATACAGACGGGATAGGTTATGTTACAGGCTTAAAACAAGTATATAATGATTTAGAAAATGCTTATATTTTAATATTAGGTGCTGGCGGTGCTAGTAAGGGAATAGCGAATGAACTCATTAAGTTTGTTAATACCAAATTAACCGTTGCTAACCGTACGATGAAACGCTTTGAGACATGGGATTTAGAGGTCAATCAAATTTCACTCGAACAAGCGGAATCACATTTAGATGAATTTGATATTATCATCAATACTACACCTGCAGGTATGGATGATAATCAAGATATACCTATTGATTTAAAATACTTAAACCCAGAGACATTAGTAAGTGATATTGTATATATACCATATAAAACGCCTATTTTAATAGCAGCAGAGAACAAAGGTAACCCAATATATAATGGTTTAGATATGTTTGTATATCAAGGAGCTGAAAGTTTTAAAATTTGGACTGGATTACAAGCAGATATAAAGACAATGAAAAAATCAGTTTTAAACAAACTAAAAGGAGTTAAATAA
- a CDS encoding nicotinate-nucleotide adenylyltransferase, whose translation MMPKKVILYGGQFNPIHTAHMMVASEVFHKIQPDEFYFLPSYMAPLKDHKDFLDAPQRIKMIELAIDTLGFGKISYEEIERKGQSYTYDTLLSLIHSQPNSDFYFIIGTDQYNQLDRWYNIDELKQLITFIVVNREKEVQQVEDNMISITIPRMDISSSMIRERIKAKQSIQILVPQSVEHYIREEGLYEN comes from the coding sequence ATAATGCCCAAAAAAGTAATTCTGTATGGTGGACAATTCAACCCGATTCATACTGCACATATGATGGTAGCAAGTGAAGTATTTCATAAAATTCAACCGGATGAATTTTATTTTTTACCTAGTTATATGGCACCTTTAAAAGATCACAAAGATTTCTTGGACGCACCCCAACGAATTAAAATGATTGAATTAGCCATTGATACACTAGGATTTGGTAAAATTAGCTATGAAGAGATAGAAAGAAAAGGACAAAGTTATACGTATGACACGCTTTTATCTCTAATACATTCACAACCCAATTCAGATTTTTATTTCATAATAGGAACCGACCAATATAATCAATTGGATCGGTGGTATAACATCGACGAATTAAAACAATTGATTACCTTTATTGTTGTTAATAGAGAAAAAGAAGTACAACAGGTTGAGGATAATATGATATCTATTACAATTCCACGTATGGATATTAGTTCCTCTATGATACGAGAACGTATTAAAGCTAAACAATCTATTCAAATATTAGTTCCTCAAAGTGTTGAACATTATATTCGAGAGGAAGGATTATATGAAAATTGA
- the rpsT gene encoding 30S ribosomal protein S20 — MPNIKSAVKRVKTTQTAEERNISKKNTMRTAVKRAKSAIETNADNKNELVSFAIKQLDKAAQSNLIHSNKADRVKSQLMSANK; from the coding sequence ATGCCAAACATTAAATCTGCAGTTAAACGTGTTAAAACAACTCAAACAGCTGAAGAGCGTAATATTTCTAAGAAAAATACTATGCGTACAGCAGTTAAACGTGCGAAATCAGCTATTGAGACAAATGCCGATAACAAAAATGAATTAGTAAGCTTTGCAATTAAGCAATTAGATAAAGCTGCTCAAAGCAACTTAATCCACTCAAACAAAGCTGACCGCGTAAAATCACAATTGATGAGCGCTAACAAATAA
- a CDS encoding ComE operon protein 2 has translation MERIKWEEYFMAQSHLLALRSTCQRLSVGATIVKDNRIIAGGYNGSVAGEVHCIDEGCLIEDGHCIRTIHAEMNALLQCAKQGVSTEGATIYVTHFPCLNCTKSIIQAGIKTIYYAEDYHNHEYAMQLLDQSGIEYKKIPFSPEYVAQYLTQG, from the coding sequence ATGGAGAGAATCAAATGGGAAGAATACTTTATGGCACAAAGCCACTTGTTAGCATTAAGATCAACTTGTCAAAGATTATCAGTAGGTGCCACGATTGTGAAAGATAATCGTATTATCGCTGGTGGTTACAATGGTTCAGTTGCTGGTGAAGTTCATTGTATAGATGAAGGGTGTTTAATTGAGGATGGACATTGTATTCGCACTATTCATGCTGAAATGAATGCATTGTTACAATGTGCAAAACAAGGTGTTTCTACAGAAGGTGCAACAATTTATGTTACACATTTCCCTTGTTTGAATTGCACTAAATCTATTATTCAAGCTGGTATTAAAACTATATACTATGCTGAAGATTATCATAATCATGAATATGCTATGCAGTTATTAGATCAGTCTGGTATAGAGTACAAAAAAATACCTTTCTCACCTGAATATGTAGCTCAATATTTAACACAAGGCTAA
- a CDS encoding DNA internalization-related competence protein ComEC/Rec2, whose protein sequence is MFYIALSFLVGILWLSNRVFSTFILCCLLFILMRKKLLKRYVLAVFIFILISLVTLNTSNDKKYQEEQYLYKNRIIIDNVSIIKWNKKLVSYRGILSWKGNKYKYIYKTKDINKPINIENQTCLIKGEFSLNNTSQPFIFISQVDLSSCQSNKTLSFITNYQSYIHNQMQKSHNIYYDRILALISGDTSVLNPMFIEDVKEIGIYHLLAVSGSHVAAIIYLIYQIFVRFNTPIIIIKSVLLILLPLYALYTDFAPSAVRAILAAIILLLLPKSLKINPLELLSIVFILMFFINPQIVYDIGFQFSFLISLFLVISSPLLKQLSGLKLIIEVTFIAQLGALLISIYHFNQIQWIGLISNLVFVPFYSFFIFPLAILFYILSHFTIHLSILNAIISVIFKLHDCLVSIFLKLKYLRIFVPDLSIISLIFIMIFTFLSLFLFVKKHFIKATLIICMGIFLIIYYSSSTEGQLTMLDVGQGDSILFQTDSKQNIMIDTGGKRSENHKQPNFNISKYKTIPSLKSKGISKIDYLIISHPHLDHMGELPYLASHINIKNIILFKDSFSRSELYNIEKISNTNHINVLDANRLHTLNLKDTTLRFLDTYIKDSDDKNEQSIVILLSYKHKNILLTGDMTIQNETLLLQRYQLPKIDILKVAHHGSKTSSSSNLIELIKPEISLISSGRGNKYQLPNQEVIQRLYENGSKVYDTQINGEITVKLNSDLNITTNQTN, encoded by the coding sequence TTGTTTTATATTGCATTATCTTTTTTAGTAGGGATTCTATGGTTATCTAACCGTGTATTCTCTACTTTTATATTATGTTGTCTTTTATTTATACTAATGCGTAAGAAATTATTGAAAAGATATGTTTTAGCCGTATTTATCTTCATTTTAATAAGTTTGGTCACATTAAACACTTCTAATGATAAAAAGTATCAAGAAGAACAATATCTATATAAAAATAGAATCATAATCGATAATGTGTCTATTATTAAGTGGAATAAAAAATTGGTGTCATATAGGGGGATTCTTAGCTGGAAGGGAAACAAATATAAGTATATATATAAAACCAAAGATATAAATAAACCCATAAATATCGAAAATCAAACCTGTTTGATAAAAGGTGAATTCTCTTTAAACAATACTTCTCAACCATTTATATTTATTAGCCAAGTCGATTTAAGCAGTTGTCAATCCAACAAGACTCTTTCTTTTATAACTAATTATCAAAGTTATATTCATAATCAAATGCAAAAGTCTCATAATATTTATTATGATCGAATATTAGCCTTAATATCCGGAGATACTAGTGTATTAAATCCAATGTTTATAGAAGATGTAAAAGAAATAGGTATTTATCATTTACTTGCAGTAAGTGGTTCACATGTAGCTGCAATAATATATTTGATATATCAGATATTTGTTAGATTCAATACGCCCATTATTATCATTAAGTCAGTACTTCTTATACTTTTACCTCTTTATGCTTTATATACCGATTTTGCCCCTAGTGCGGTTAGAGCTATTTTAGCTGCTATCATTTTACTTTTACTTCCTAAATCTTTAAAAATAAATCCACTTGAATTGTTGTCTATCGTTTTTATTTTAATGTTTTTTATTAATCCACAAATAGTCTATGATATTGGTTTTCAATTTTCATTCCTCATTTCACTATTTCTAGTGATATCCTCACCTTTATTAAAACAATTATCCGGATTAAAACTAATAATTGAAGTTACATTTATTGCACAACTTGGTGCCTTACTCATTAGCATCTATCATTTTAATCAAATACAATGGATTGGTTTAATTTCTAATTTAGTTTTTGTACCTTTTTATAGTTTCTTTATATTTCCATTAGCTATTCTGTTTTATATTCTTTCTCATTTTACTATTCATTTAAGTATTTTAAATGCTATTATTAGCGTTATTTTTAAATTACATGATTGTTTAGTATCTATATTTTTAAAGTTAAAGTATCTAAGAATTTTTGTACCAGACCTTAGTATAATTAGCTTAATTTTTATTATGATATTCACATTTCTATCTTTGTTTTTATTTGTTAAAAAGCATTTTATTAAAGCTACGCTTATTATATGTATGGGTATTTTTCTTATCATATATTACTCTAGTAGTACTGAAGGGCAATTAACTATGTTAGATGTCGGACAAGGAGACAGTATATTATTTCAAACTGATAGTAAACAAAATATTATGATTGATACTGGAGGGAAACGATCGGAAAATCATAAGCAACCTAACTTTAATATTTCGAAGTACAAAACAATTCCGAGTTTAAAATCAAAAGGTATTTCTAAAATAGATTATCTTATTATTTCTCATCCTCATCTCGACCATATGGGGGAATTACCCTATTTAGCATCTCATATTAATATTAAGAACATCATTTTATTTAAAGATAGTTTTTCTAGATCAGAATTATATAATATAGAGAAAATCAGTAATACCAATCATATAAATGTATTAGACGCTAATCGATTACATACACTAAATTTAAAAGATACAACACTTCGATTTTTGGATACATATATAAAAGATAGTGATGATAAAAATGAGCAGTCCATTGTTATCCTTTTATCATATAAACATAAAAATATATTGTTAACAGGTGATATGACTATTCAAAACGAAACGTTACTTCTACAACGTTATCAATTACCTAAAATTGATATTTTAAAAGTAGCACACCATGGTAGTAAAACGAGTAGTTCTTCGAATTTAATTGAGTTGATCAAGCCAGAAATCAGTCTCATATCGAGCGGTAGAGGTAATAAATATCAATTACCTAATCAAGAAGTGATTCAAAGACTATACGAAAATGGTAGTAAAGTATATGATACTCAAATAAATGGAGAGATAACCGTTAAGCTAAATTCAGATTTAAATATTACTACGAATCAAACTAATTAA
- the yhbY gene encoding ribosome assembly RNA-binding protein YhbY produces MLTGKQKRYLRSLAHNTDPTFQIGKGGINENMVNQIDETLEKRELIKIHVLQNNFDDKNELATTLSEATNCEIVQVIGSMIVLYRESQENKEITLP; encoded by the coding sequence ATGTTAACAGGAAAACAAAAAAGATATTTACGTAGTTTAGCACACAATACTGATCCCACTTTCCAAATTGGTAAAGGTGGTATTAATGAAAATATGGTAAATCAAATTGATGAAACACTAGAAAAACGTGAGCTAATTAAAATCCATGTTTTACAAAATAATTTTGATGATAAAAATGAACTTGCAACTACATTAAGTGAAGCTACTAATTGTGAAATTGTTCAAGTAATCGGGTCTATGATTGTCTTGTATAGAGAATCCCAAGAAAATAAAGAAATCACTTTACCATAA
- the holA gene encoding DNA polymerase III subunit delta → MSDNIITVYGEVPDLVEKKSSEMINKYLQTEKDDFNFIKFNLYETEITPIIEETLTMPFFSDKKAILVKNAYVFTGEKVTKELNQNTDQLIEFLEKYDGDNLIIFEVYQNKLDERKKLTKALKKNGQLKKVEQMSEEEIKKWIQSKLNENYKDIKQDALNLFIELTGVNFNIVSQELDKLMLFLGDRPTINKDDVHQIINRSLEQNVFLLTEYIQKRQKNKAIQLVKDLINMKEEPIKLLALITSNYRLYYQCKILNQKGYSGQQIAKTVNVHPYRVKLALGQVRHYQLEDLLNIINSCAETDYKLKSSYMDKHLILELFILSL, encoded by the coding sequence ATGTCTGATAATATCATTACGGTATATGGAGAAGTGCCAGACCTAGTAGAGAAAAAAAGTTCTGAAATGATCAATAAATACTTACAGACAGAGAAAGACGACTTTAATTTTATAAAGTTTAATTTATACGAAACAGAAATTACACCAATCATTGAAGAAACTTTGACTATGCCGTTTTTTTCAGACAAAAAGGCTATTTTAGTTAAGAATGCATACGTATTTACTGGAGAAAAAGTAACTAAGGAATTAAATCAAAATACTGACCAATTAATAGAATTCCTAGAGAAATATGATGGTGATAACCTTATAATATTTGAAGTTTACCAAAATAAATTAGATGAGCGAAAGAAACTAACTAAAGCACTTAAAAAAAATGGTCAACTTAAAAAAGTAGAGCAAATGTCTGAAGAAGAAATAAAAAAATGGATACAGTCTAAACTGAATGAGAATTATAAAGATATTAAACAAGATGCACTTAATTTGTTTATAGAATTAACAGGAGTTAATTTTAATATTGTTTCTCAAGAACTAGATAAACTCATGCTATTTTTAGGTGATAGACCTACAATCAATAAAGATGATGTTCATCAAATTATTAATCGAAGTTTGGAACAAAATGTGTTTTTATTAACTGAATATATTCAAAAGCGTCAAAAAAACAAAGCGATTCAATTAGTTAAAGATTTAATAAATATGAAGGAAGAACCAATTAAATTACTTGCTCTTATTACAAGTAATTATAGGTTGTATTATCAATGCAAGATTTTAAATCAAAAAGGCTATAGCGGGCAACAAATTGCTAAAACAGTCAATGTTCATCCTTATAGGGTTAAATTGGCATTAGGTCAGGTCCGTCATTATCAATTGGAAGACTTATTGAATATCATTAATTCTTGTGCTGAAACCGATTATAAATTGAAATCTTCATATATGGATAAACACCTTATATTAGAATTGTTTATTTTATCATTATAA